The Deltaproteobacteria bacterium genomic interval ACGAATACGGCGGAGGAGTAAAGGTTGGTCACCGGCGGCCGACCTTGCAGGAAGATTCGCGTCACCAGACCGGCGGTGTGGATCAGCGCCCCGGCCACGAGAAGGGCGAACGCCGTCGGTTCGAGGACTGAGCGCTTCCAGAGCCAGGATGCGAACAGGGTCAGGAGGGCCAGGACGTAGATGACCATCCCTGCATAGAAAGGCTGCGCGCGGTTGAACAGGCGCTCCGAATCCGCCTGACCCAGCGAGTCCGGCCGCCGGGAAGCTGCAACTTCCCTGATCGCCACCACTGCGCGATTGAAGGCCTCCAGATCGTTCTCGTCGTAGGCCGAGGCGAGCCGTGCCAGGGATTCGAGGGCCGGATCCATCGTGCCGCTGCGCGCGGCGCCCAAGGCCTCGCCGACGCTGCGCCAGGCGTCCGCGCTTGCTCCCGCCGGCGGAGGGAGGGGACGGAAAGCCGCGAGCTCTGCAAGCTGCTCATGTCGTTGGCCGGCCTCGGGGGTTGCGATGGATTCGAGCTCCGAGTCGAGGCCCGAAGTACCGGGCATCTGCAGCGTATTCTGCAGACGGTAATAGAGGTAGATGCGCTGGAAGAGCGTGACGATGGCGCCCTGGAAGCGGGTGCGCTGTTTAGCGTCGATGTCGTGCGCCGCCGAGGCCTGACGTTGGACTTCGTCGAGGTGCGGCGCGAGGGTCTTGAACGAGAAATAGCGGGAGGAGGTCTGCTGCAGCCCGAGGAGGCCGAGCACCTCCGGATCGTCGATCACGAACACCGGCTGTTTCTCGGCGACGTCGGGCCGCAGCATGACGTCGAGCAGCCACTCATCGGGGCCCACCGTCCGGCCGAGGTGCTGGAAGCTCTGCTGGCCGCGGATGACGAGGAGCGAGTTCCGCGCTACGGAGTCGATCGGCTTGACCCGCCCGCCCTCGAGAACCGGAATGCGCCCGAATCCGTCGAGATCGAAACCACGAATCTTCGCGGGCGGCAACAGCGAGGCGCCCACGCAAGCGAGCGCAACCGCAATCACCATCCAGGGAACGACTTTGGTCGCGTTCATCGCGCCTCCAGTGGAGCCTGACGCCTCTTGAGCGAACGGAACAGGGCAAATGCGAAGTGCAGGACGAGGCCCGCTCCCACGAGGACGCACGAGATGTACGGCAGGAGCCACCCAGGGTTCTCCACCACCTGGAGGACTGAAAGCGTGTCGTTCTTCCCGAAGCTAGCCTGATAGAACGCCTTGCCGCCATATCGCAGAGGCTGGTTCATGTAGATGAGGACGTCCCGCTCCTCGCCAGCCGCTGGATTTGCAAGCTGCACCAGGCTGGAGAAGTTCTTGGGAATGTCGGTGCCGGGATAGACGTCGTGGCGGAAGTCCTTCAACGTCAGCGAGTACGGGAGATACTCCCGGCGCGGCCGCATCGAGAGCGTCCAAGTGCGGCCTTCGTGGATGAAGGACTGCGGCGCCCCAAGGGAGTTCGACACGAGCCACGTTCCATAGCTGCGTCCGTCCGCGATCGGCTCGACGTAGACGGCCCTGCGGTCGATTTCGTTGTCGCCCGATACGGGCGGCAGCTCGCGGACTTCGACGCTGGCCCCCACGCCCATGTTTGCCAGCGATCCGCGCGCGCCCGTTGCGGTCATCGCGAGATCCGCATTTTGGAAAAAGGACTTGACGTGCAGGGTGAGCGGCGTGCCTGGCAGCGCGATCGTCTTGCGGCTGGCGAGCAGCGACTCCGGGACGCCGTACACGTCGTCGTGCCGCGGGTCCGTCACGTCCGCGATTGCCAGTTCCATCTCCCGCTGGCTCTCGACGTAGTCGCGGGTCTGGCCTTCCTCGATTGCGAGCTGCGTTTCCACCTGGAAGGCTCCGGTGACGAACTCGCCCACGAACAGGAGGATGAGGCCGGCGTGGATCACCCAGAGCCCCGCCTTGCGCCAGCTCAGCTCCAGACGTCTCACTTGCGCAGCGACCAGGTTCGCCACGAGTACGAGACCGACCAGGGCGCCACCCGGGAAGACGGGGATCCTCACGTTCGATCCCGGCACCCGCAACCACACGAGGAAGCTGCGGATGTACGCGTTCACGGCGGGCAGCACGCCAAGAGTGACTTGCGCCAGCGTGCACGCCACCACAAGCACCATCAAGAGAGCGAGGCAGACCAGGGTGAGCTTGAGGGACGTCAACGCGTCCCAGGCCCGCCCACTAATTCGCGGCATCACGGCGGAGGCTCTGGAGGAGGCGAGTGAAATCCGATCGCACAGCGCCAACCGCACCGGCGTCCCCGAGCATCTTCAGGAACCAGGTGTTCCCGTCGACGGCCGCAAGCCCGGCGATCAATCGGCTCTTCTTCTGCCCTTCGCTCGAGAAGTCGTAGAACGAGACGGTCCCCGCCTTGGTGTTCAGCGACTTGCGCACGGCGGCGAGGCCAGGTTCATCGATCGGACCGAGGCCGATCTGCCCGCGCCAGCGGTTCACGTTGGCGAGCTCTCCTCCCGCCGGCCCCGGAAGAACGATCACCGAGACATCGACGGCACCGCCCGGCGGCTTCAGCGTCGCAAACCGCATTCCGCTTCCGACGCTCTCCGTCCATCCCTTTGGGAGCGTCCACTTCAGCGCGCTTTTGGCTTCGTGTTCCGGCGAGAGACGCACATCCCCCCGGCCGACGCCCGGCGAGACATTCACCGCCATGGCGTCAGGCGCTTTCTTCGCGCGGAAGTGGGTGACCTCTTCACGCCGGCAGCCGGTCGCGAGGAAGACCATCGAGGCAAGAGCGACGACCAGAAATTCGACTGCGATAGCGCGATAGGTTGAGGGTCGCATGAGTGCGTCCCAGTGCCACGGGCGTGCCAATCGGCGACAGCTCCAGCCCCACCGATTTCAGCTGTCGAAAGGGGAGTCGCGTCGACAGTGCG includes:
- a CDS encoding cytochrome C assembly protein; this translates as MNATKVVPWMVIAVALACVGASLLPPAKIRGFDLDGFGRIPVLEGGRVKPIDSVARNSLLVIRGQQSFQHLGRTVGPDEWLLDVMLRPDVAEKQPVFVIDDPEVLGLLGLQQTSSRYFSFKTLAPHLDEVQRQASAAHDIDAKQRTRFQGAIVTLFQRIYLYYRLQNTLQMPGTSGLDSELESIATPEAGQRHEQLAELAAFRPLPPPAGASADAWRSVGEALGAARSGTMDPALESLARLASAYDENDLEAFNRAVVAIREVAASRRPDSLGQADSERLFNRAQPFYAGMVIYVLALLTLFASWLWKRSVLEPTAFALLVAGALIHTAGLVTRIFLQGRPPVTNLYSSAVFV
- a CDS encoding cytochrome c biogenesis protein ResB, which encodes MPRISGRAWDALTSLKLTLVCLALLMVLVVACTLAQVTLGVLPAVNAYIRSFLVWLRVPGSNVRIPVFPGGALVGLVLVANLVAAQVRRLELSWRKAGLWVIHAGLILLFVGEFVTGAFQVETQLAIEEGQTRDYVESQREMELAIADVTDPRHDDVYGVPESLLASRKTIALPGTPLTLHVKSFFQNADLAMTATGARGSLANMGVGASVEVRELPPVSGDNEIDRRAVYVEPIADGRSYGTWLVSNSLGAPQSFIHEGRTWTLSMRPRREYLPYSLTLKDFRHDVYPGTDIPKNFSSLVQLANPAAGEERDVLIYMNQPLRYGGKAFYQASFGKNDTLSVLQVVENPGWLLPYISCVLVGAGLVLHFAFALFRSLKRRQAPLEAR